From a single Ciconia boyciana chromosome 4, ASM3463844v1, whole genome shotgun sequence genomic region:
- the ATG12 gene encoding ubiquitin-like protein ATG12, producing the protein MAEAEEQSPVSPQSEGRSEGGEEAPEGGAAAAAADPAPPPAGSPGTEEPAGDTKKKIDILLKAVGDTPIMKTKKWAVERTRTIQGLVDFIKKFLKLMASEQLFIYVNQSFAPSPDQEVGTLYECFGSDGKLVLHYCKTQAWG; encoded by the exons ATGGCGGAAGCGGAGGAGCAGTCGCCGGTCTCGCCTCAGAGCGAGGGCCGAAGTGAGGGCGGGGAGGAAGCCCCGGAAGGcggagcggcagcggcggctgcCGACCCGGCCCCTCCTCCGGCCGGCTCGCCGGGCACCGAGGAGCCTGCCGGCGACACGAAAAAGAAAA TTGACATCCTGCTGAAGGCCGTGGGCGACACCCCCATCATGAAGACTAAGAAGTGGGCTGTGGAGCGGACCCGCACCATCCAGGGCCTCGTTGACTTCATCAAGAAGTTCCTCAAGCTGATGGCCTCCGAGCAGCTG ttcatATATGTAAACCAGTCTTTTGCTCCATCTCCAGACCAAGAAGTTGGGACCCTCTATGAG tgtTTTGGAAGTGATGGCAAGCTTGTACTGCATTATTGCAAAACTCAGGCATGGGGATGA